A genomic stretch from Suncus etruscus isolate mSunEtr1 chromosome 17, mSunEtr1.pri.cur, whole genome shotgun sequence includes:
- the LOC126033426 gene encoding 40S ribosomal protein S15-like, with protein MAEVEQKKKRTFRKFTYCGGVDLDQLLDMSYQQLIQLYIAWQRRRLNRGLRRKQHSLLKRLRKAKKEMVGSMVGVYNGKAFNQVEIKPEMIGHYLGEFSITYKPVKHGRPGFTSFCSGPTSCFL; from the exons ATGGCGGAAGTGGAGCAGAAGAAGAAAAGGACCTTCCGCAAGTTCACGTACTGCGGCGGCGTGGACCTAGATCAGCTGCTGGATATGTCCTACCAGCAGCTGATACAGCTGTACATCGCCTGGCAGCGTCGGCGCCTAAACCGGGGCCTGCGTCGGAAGCAGCACTCCCTGCTCAAGCGCCTGCGCAAGGCCAAGAAGGAG ATGGTGGGCAGCATGGTGGGCGTGTACAACGGCAAGGCCTTCAACCAGGTGGAGATCAAGCCCGAGATGATCGGCCACTACCTGGGCGAGTTCTCCATCACCTACAAGCCCGTCAAGCACGGCCGGCCGG GTTTCACCTCtttctgctctggccccaccagctGCTTCCTGTAA